One segment of Paenibacillus sp. FSL R7-0337 DNA contains the following:
- a CDS encoding helix-turn-helix domain-containing protein yields the protein MKLDLTEQSLPVYEALSSTVRLHMLRLLSDKPMNVKELAAALKLSSAIMTMHVRKLEAAGLIRSHMAPGKSGLQKICTLAADGAEIVFPGQARTPRRGYRKDIPVGHYSDFQIEPTCGLSTTERVIGHFDDPRYFWDQERVNAGILWFGKGFVEYKIPNFLLSSQQPEELAITMEIASEAPSINNNWPSDITFTLNGQSLGFWTSPGDYGDNPGKYTPAWWPALTNQYGLLKQLRITQTGTYMDGQKLSEVTLDQVGIRNKQWTFRLSVEEDAEHIGGLTLFGKGFGNYNEDLVFELFYTDGVADLPGSL from the coding sequence ATGAAACTTGATCTAACTGAACAATCCCTGCCAGTGTACGAGGCCCTGTCCAGTACCGTGCGCCTGCATATGCTGCGGCTGCTGTCCGATAAACCCATGAACGTGAAGGAACTGGCCGCAGCCCTCAAGCTAAGCAGTGCGATTATGACCATGCATGTGCGCAAGCTCGAAGCCGCCGGGCTGATCCGCAGCCACATGGCTCCCGGCAAAAGCGGACTGCAAAAGATTTGTACACTGGCCGCAGACGGGGCAGAGATTGTGTTTCCGGGACAAGCCCGGACTCCGCGCAGAGGGTACCGCAAGGACATCCCGGTGGGGCATTATTCCGACTTCCAGATCGAGCCTACCTGCGGACTGTCTACGACGGAGAGGGTCATCGGGCACTTTGACGATCCCCGTTATTTCTGGGACCAGGAGCGGGTGAACGCCGGGATTCTCTGGTTCGGCAAGGGGTTCGTCGAGTATAAAATCCCGAATTTCCTGCTGTCCAGCCAGCAGCCGGAGGAGCTTGCCATCACGATGGAGATTGCCTCCGAAGCCCCGTCGATTAACAACAACTGGCCGTCGGATATTACCTTCACGCTGAACGGACAATCGCTCGGCTTCTGGACCAGTCCCGGTGACTACGGAGATAATCCGGGAAAATACACACCGGCCTGGTGGCCCGCACTAACCAACCAATACGGCCTGCTCAAGCAGCTGCGGATTACGCAGACGGGTACCTACATGGACGGGCAAAAGCTGTCGGAGGTCACCCTCGATCAGGTAGGCATCCGCAACAAACAATGGACCTTCCGGCTCTCCGTCGAGGAGGATGCCGAGCACATCGGCGGTCTCACCCTGTTCGGCAAAGGCTTCGGCAATTACAACGAGGATCTGGTGTTTGAATTGTTTTATACGGATGGTGTGGCAGATTTGCCGGGTTCTTTGTAA
- a CDS encoding energy-coupling factor ABC transporter permease, with amino-acid sequence MKKHRGWSFAALVAGFTVYFMLNEPGTARAMHIMEGFLPVGWAVFWWAAFIPFFVLGIFKLRAMTRENPELKLLLGLAGAFTFVLSALKMPSVTGSSSHPTGTGLGAVMLGPLPMSVIGSIVLLFQALLLAHGGITTLGANAFSMAVAGPFAGYAVYKLMMKMPDREKLALFCAAAMADLSTYVVTSFQLAVAFPAADGGVLASFLKFGGIFAVTQIPLAISEGLLTVLLWNWLKSYSPNELSLLKRKVNGGRA; translated from the coding sequence ATGAAAAAACACAGAGGGTGGAGCTTTGCGGCACTGGTTGCCGGATTTACGGTGTACTTTATGCTGAACGAACCGGGGACGGCCCGCGCGATGCACATTATGGAAGGATTCCTGCCGGTTGGCTGGGCGGTCTTCTGGTGGGCGGCGTTTATCCCGTTCTTTGTCCTGGGAATCTTCAAGCTGAGAGCCATGACCCGGGAGAACCCGGAGCTGAAGCTGCTGCTGGGTCTGGCCGGGGCGTTTACCTTCGTCCTGTCTGCGCTCAAAATGCCTTCCGTGACCGGAAGCAGCTCCCACCCCACCGGTACCGGACTTGGTGCGGTAATGCTGGGGCCGCTGCCCATGAGCGTAATCGGCTCGATTGTCCTGCTGTTTCAGGCGCTGCTGCTGGCGCACGGCGGGATCACTACGCTTGGAGCCAATGCGTTCTCGATGGCGGTGGCGGGTCCTTTTGCCGGATATGCAGTGTATAAGCTGATGATGAAAATGCCGGACCGCGAGAAGCTGGCCTTATTCTGTGCGGCTGCGATGGCTGATCTGAGTACGTATGTAGTGACTTCCTTTCAACTGGCGGTGGCTTTTCCGGCGGCGGATGGCGGCGTTCTGGCTTCTTTTCTCAAATTCGGGGGGATTTTTGCCGTGACGCAAATCCCGCTGGCCATCAGTGAAGGGCTGTTGACGGTACTGCTGTGGAACTGGCTGAAATCGTATAGCCCGAATGAATTGTCGCTTCTGAAACGCAAGGTGAACGGAGGAAGAGCCTAA
- a CDS encoding energy-coupling factor ABC transporter substrate-binding protein, which yields MSNRWKNGLMLLVVILLVILPLLLVNGEFGGADDAAEGVITEINPDYKPWFKPLTELPGETEGMLFALQAAIGAGVIGYTLGLLKGKQGGTKQHSSK from the coding sequence ATGAGCAATAGATGGAAAAATGGATTGATGCTGCTGGTTGTTATTCTGCTGGTCATTCTGCCGCTGCTGCTGGTTAATGGGGAATTCGGAGGGGCCGATGATGCGGCTGAAGGTGTGATTACCGAGATTAACCCTGACTATAAGCCGTGGTTCAAGCCGCTGACTGAGCTGCCGGGGGAGACGGAGGGTATGCTGTTCGCATTGCAGGCAGCGATTGGTGCAGGTGTGATCGGTTATACCTTGGGGCTGCTCAAGGGCAAGCAGGGCGGGACGAAGCAGCATAGCAGCAAGTGA
- the cbiQ gene encoding cobalt ECF transporter T component CbiQ: MIRRIDVLSYNNTLRQLSPMWKSSFAALMFLLSYTVHPVLQAAITLWMMSWCVLQARIPFRAYGMLFGTALLFYALSVPALLVEFGHPASGEAGIFSFPGLNLPVYVTAAGLQRAGELLARISACMSCFFFLMFTTPFSELLQVLRSLRMPQIVLELMLIMYRFLFLLSDAAHGLLLARRLRGGRRGYKARLRETAAMAGALFGNTMHRYYGLSQGLLARGFTDEIIIPPYTARPVPRRYTIQAYTGIALLLLAETYFITNT; encoded by the coding sequence GTGATCCGGCGGATTGACGTTCTCTCCTACAATAATACTCTGCGCCAGTTATCCCCGATGTGGAAAAGCTCGTTCGCAGCCCTGATGTTCCTGCTCTCTTACACGGTACATCCGGTACTACAGGCTGCAATCACCCTATGGATGATGTCCTGGTGTGTATTACAGGCCCGTATTCCCTTCCGTGCTTATGGCATGCTGTTCGGCACAGCGCTGCTGTTCTATGCGCTTAGCGTACCGGCACTGCTCGTGGAATTCGGGCACCCGGCATCGGGAGAGGCAGGGATATTCTCATTTCCGGGACTGAACCTGCCGGTATATGTTACAGCGGCCGGGCTTCAGCGGGCAGGAGAGCTGCTGGCCAGAATCTCTGCTTGCATGAGCTGTTTCTTTTTCCTGATGTTCACTACTCCGTTTAGTGAGCTTTTGCAGGTGCTGCGCAGTCTGCGGATGCCGCAGATTGTCCTGGAGCTGATGCTGATTATGTACCGCTTCTTATTCCTGCTGAGTGATGCAGCGCATGGTCTGCTGCTGGCCCGCAGGCTGCGCGGAGGCCGGCGGGGCTACAAGGCCAGACTGCGGGAGACTGCGGCCATGGCAGGAGCGCTGTTCGGCAACACGATGCACCGGTATTACGGATTATCGCAGGGGCTGCTGGCCCGCGGATTCACAGACGAGATTATTATCCCGCCTTATACGGCGCGTCCTGTGCCGCGGCGCTATACAATCCAGGCTTATACCGGTATTGCGCTACTGTTGCTGGCTGAGACGTACTTTATCACTAACACATGA
- a CDS encoding ABC transporter ATP-binding protein — protein sequence MDQEYSLSCDGVVFRYPDTKEPALHELTFSIPAGSKTAIIGHNGSGKSTLFLHAVGILRPQQGTVVQGGKALSYSKKELAALRRKVGLVFQDPEQQLILSTPLEDVSFGLRGSGMAEPAIAARCREVMELLNLTDLGDKPIHQLSLGQKKRTALAGVLAMEPELILLDEPTSYLDPLSETQMLKGLEAIHDKGTTVVMATHDMNLAYRWADWIIVLEHGRCRAAGTPEEIFAGREELLSIGLGLPLLADLWFSLPDRLTAGQSAPRTADEFKLKLHKLLALDHSYS from the coding sequence ATGGATCAGGAATATAGTCTGAGTTGTGACGGAGTGGTCTTCCGTTACCCGGATACGAAGGAGCCTGCGCTGCATGAACTGACGTTCTCCATCCCCGCAGGCAGCAAGACGGCAATAATCGGTCATAACGGTTCGGGCAAATCGACGTTGTTCCTGCATGCCGTTGGCATTCTGCGCCCGCAGCAGGGTACGGTTGTGCAAGGAGGGAAGGCGTTATCCTACTCCAAAAAAGAGCTGGCCGCTCTGCGGCGGAAGGTGGGCCTGGTCTTCCAGGACCCTGAGCAGCAGCTGATCCTCAGCACACCGCTGGAGGATGTGTCGTTTGGGCTGCGCGGCAGCGGAATGGCTGAACCGGCTATTGCTGCGCGCTGCCGGGAGGTCATGGAGCTGCTGAATCTGACTGATCTGGGTGATAAACCGATTCATCAGCTTAGCCTGGGCCAGAAAAAACGCACGGCACTCGCCGGTGTACTGGCTATGGAGCCTGAGCTAATTCTATTGGATGAGCCGACCTCGTATCTGGACCCGTTATCGGAAACGCAGATGCTGAAGGGCCTTGAAGCCATACATGATAAAGGGACAACCGTAGTTATGGCTACGCATGACATGAACCTGGCTTACCGCTGGGCGGACTGGATTATTGTGCTGGAGCATGGAAGATGCAGGGCGGCGGGGACACCGGAGGAGATTTTTGCGGGACGGGAGGAGCTATTGTCCATCGGGCTGGGACTGCCGCTGCTGGCTGACTTATGGTTCAGCCTGCCTGATCGCCTGACCGCAGGTCAGAGCGCTCCCCGCACCGCCGATGAATTCAAATTGAAACTGCATAAGCTGCTTGCGCTTGACCACAGCTATTCATGA
- the cobJ gene encoding precorrin-3B C(17)-methyltransferase, with protein sequence MNKQGKLLIIGFGPGALEHITGRALAALDESEAVIGYTTYVDLIRPLLRHQEIVGTGMTEEVSRAQEAVRRAEAGQTIAVISSGDAGVYGMAGLVYEVLIERGWSRSEGVQVEVIPGISAIQSCSSLLGAPIMHDSCTISLSDHLTPWESIAARVEAAGAADFVIAFYNPRSGRRTRQIEEARNILLRYRDPATPVGIVKSAYRDRQQTVVTTLQDMLEHEIGMLSTVVVGNSATVVYEDLMITPRGYERKYSLGAQTQTLKPHERLRTAAEPWSLAAAESGQAEGMAGAVVNKGAAAGTEAGPLRLEGAVADPAAGTVRIERAAACGEAGSGLAEEAAAQSLAAAPQVERLRSLTDRLKASADSSFELEIAPAAGSRSFSGDQMKLLAELAGSDGQLVYTKDGYFLLRGSRSEETEAGARLLEAGLNVSTPGDYVKVKTCGFCELRRSGALSAAVRLHALLHGMAVPRELHISVAGCGMACSSAVLDDIGLVMSRGSYELYLGGKKSGRGAHAGILVREGMDEEEAVAAVAAAVEEYRTHGREQERYHAFRERMDSITGSAATTSDNNNIEGVQTMRTVLLVGHGSRVQAGNEELLEFTRLLAARKPELKVETCFIELASPSIAGGIARCIEGGAAEIYVVPIILFAAGHSKLDIPMAIDEAKQRYPGVKFIYGRPLGVQDRAVDILLERIQEAERLPLSQEKAAGGMDLELRENGVSKIEDKDTIVLLMGRGGSDPDANSDLYKISRLLWEKTGYRSVESCFIAIAKPSLQDGLERCLALGARKIIVLPYLLFTGVLMQQFAERVAQFAAGHPGLEVEIGGTLGAHPLLVDMLTERIGETLEGRAFSNCDNCKYRDAASLHHHHHHHHGEEGHGEHGHVHHGHGHHSHEGHGHGHHEHGDEEHGHHCHGKHGHCGHGDHGHTHHAHGHRCHGQDGNHEHGQHGRHDVTEAAAPADDLALRQPR encoded by the coding sequence ATGAACAAACAAGGAAAATTGCTGATTATCGGCTTCGGCCCCGGAGCGCTGGAGCATATTACCGGCCGCGCACTGGCTGCGCTGGATGAGAGTGAGGCGGTCATTGGCTATACCACTTATGTAGATCTGATCCGGCCGCTGCTGCGGCATCAGGAGATTGTCGGCACGGGGATGACTGAAGAGGTCAGCCGGGCCCAGGAGGCTGTCCGCAGAGCAGAAGCCGGGCAGACCATTGCGGTAATCTCCAGCGGCGATGCCGGTGTTTACGGAATGGCCGGGCTGGTCTACGAGGTGCTGATTGAACGCGGCTGGAGCCGCTCAGAGGGGGTGCAGGTGGAGGTAATCCCGGGAATCTCGGCGATCCAGTCCTGCTCTTCGCTGCTTGGGGCCCCGATTATGCATGACTCCTGCACGATCAGCCTGAGCGATCATCTTACGCCCTGGGAGAGCATAGCTGCGCGTGTGGAAGCGGCGGGGGCAGCGGATTTTGTCATTGCGTTCTATAATCCGCGCAGCGGCAGACGGACGCGCCAGATTGAAGAAGCACGCAATATTCTGCTGCGCTACCGTGATCCGGCTACACCGGTAGGCATTGTCAAAAGTGCCTACCGTGACCGCCAGCAGACGGTCGTAACGACACTCCAGGATATGCTGGAGCATGAGATCGGCATGCTCTCAACCGTGGTGGTCGGCAACTCTGCTACCGTTGTCTATGAGGACCTTATGATTACGCCGCGCGGATATGAACGCAAGTACAGTCTCGGGGCACAGACGCAGACGCTGAAGCCGCACGAGCGGCTGCGCACAGCCGCCGAGCCGTGGTCGCTGGCTGCGGCGGAGTCCGGGCAGGCAGAGGGGATGGCCGGAGCCGTGGTGAATAAAGGGGCCGCTGCAGGGACGGAAGCGGGGCCTTTGCGGTTGGAAGGAGCAGTGGCTGATCCGGCTGCAGGGACAGTCCGGATAGAACGGGCGGCAGCCTGTGGCGAAGCGGGATCAGGGCTGGCGGAAGAGGCGGCTGCGCAGAGCCTGGCTGCTGCTCCGCAGGTGGAGCGGCTGCGTAGCTTGACCGATCGCCTGAAGGCATCGGCCGATTCCTCCTTCGAGCTGGAGATTGCTCCCGCAGCCGGCAGCCGCAGCTTCAGCGGCGATCAGATGAAGCTGCTGGCTGAGCTTGCAGGCAGCGATGGGCAATTGGTCTATACGAAGGACGGATATTTCCTGCTGCGCGGCAGCCGGAGTGAAGAAACAGAGGCAGGAGCAAGGCTGCTGGAGGCCGGACTGAATGTAAGTACGCCTGGAGATTACGTGAAGGTGAAGACCTGCGGATTCTGTGAGCTGCGCAGAAGCGGAGCGTTAAGTGCTGCTGTCCGGCTACACGCCCTGCTGCATGGAATGGCTGTGCCCAGAGAGCTGCACATCAGTGTAGCCGGCTGCGGGATGGCTTGCAGCTCCGCTGTGCTGGATGACATCGGCCTGGTAATGTCGCGCGGCAGCTATGAGCTGTATCTTGGCGGCAAGAAGTCCGGCCGGGGCGCCCATGCAGGGATTTTGGTGCGTGAAGGGATGGATGAAGAGGAAGCGGTAGCCGCTGTAGCTGCGGCAGTAGAGGAATATAGGACTCATGGCCGGGAGCAGGAGCGGTATCATGCGTTCCGGGAACGGATGGACAGCATTACAGGGAGTGCAGCCACTACATCGGACAATAACAACATAGAAGGAGTGCAGACGATGAGAACGGTATTACTGGTGGGACACGGGAGCCGGGTTCAAGCGGGAAATGAGGAGTTGCTGGAATTCACCCGCCTGCTCGCGGCCCGTAAGCCGGAGCTGAAGGTCGAGACCTGCTTCATCGAGCTGGCCTCGCCTTCCATTGCTGGCGGCATTGCCAGATGTATCGAGGGTGGTGCGGCGGAGATTTACGTTGTGCCGATTATTTTGTTCGCGGCAGGACATTCCAAACTCGATATTCCAATGGCTATTGATGAAGCTAAGCAGAGATATCCCGGGGTGAAGTTCATCTACGGCCGCCCGCTGGGGGTGCAGGACCGTGCCGTGGATATTCTGCTGGAGCGGATTCAGGAAGCAGAACGACTTCCATTGTCGCAGGAGAAGGCGGCTGGCGGAATGGACCTGGAGCTGCGCGAGAACGGTGTATCCAAGATAGAGGATAAGGACACCATCGTGCTGCTGATGGGACGCGGGGGCAGTGACCCGGATGCTAACAGCGATCTGTATAAAATAAGCCGGCTGCTCTGGGAGAAAACAGGCTACCGCAGCGTGGAAAGCTGCTTCATTGCCATCGCCAAGCCGTCGCTGCAGGACGGGCTTGAGCGCTGCCTGGCGCTGGGTGCGCGCAAAATTATCGTTCTCCCGTACCTGCTGTTCACCGGAGTGCTCATGCAGCAGTTCGCTGAGAGAGTCGCGCAATTCGCAGCCGGGCATCCCGGGCTTGAAGTGGAGATCGGCGGCACACTGGGCGCACATCCGCTGCTGGTGGATATGCTGACAGAGCGGATCGGGGAGACGCTGGAAGGCCGTGCCTTCAGCAATTGCGATAACTGCAAATACCGCGATGCAGCCTCTCTGCATCACCACCATCACCACCATCATGGTGAGGAGGGGCACGGGGAGCATGGGCATGTGCATCATGGGCATGGGCATCACAGTCATGAGGGGCATGGACACGGGCACCATGAGCATGGAGATGAGGAGCACGGGCACCACTGCCACGGGAAACATGGGCATTGCGGGCATGGTGATCATGGGCACACGCATCACGCGCACGGGCATCGCTGTCATGGACAGGATGGTAATCATGAGCATGGGCAGCATGGGCGGCATGATGTAACGGAGGCGGCGGCTCCGGCAGACGACCTGGCGCTTCGCCAGCCGCGATGA
- the cobK gene encoding precorrin-6A reductase, which produces MIFMLCGTSDARELAQSLTRQGLPLQASVVTPSGAERLEAAGIRTRVGRLDRAAMISLLQAGGYRAVVDGSHPFALEAHANAMEAAAALGLPYFRYERQSLIYNSHPRLLLVHSYQEAARKAKELKGSVMLTTGGKTLEIFAEELLGDPDIRLTVRLLPCLENLEKCVALGIEQRNIIALQGPFSREMNEALYRQYGTRVMITKESGAEGSVDEKLHAALDMGLYVILIMRPGLSFGDGGTVFDSFDEITAAVKAALLMTREEG; this is translated from the coding sequence ATGATCTTCATGTTATGCGGCACCAGTGATGCCCGGGAGCTGGCCCAGAGTCTTACGCGCCAAGGCCTGCCGCTGCAGGCCAGCGTGGTGACGCCCAGCGGGGCAGAACGCCTGGAGGCCGCAGGCATCCGCACCCGCGTCGGCAGACTGGACCGCGCGGCGATGATCTCTTTGCTGCAAGCGGGCGGGTACCGTGCCGTGGTGGACGGCAGCCATCCTTTTGCGCTGGAGGCCCATGCTAATGCAATGGAAGCTGCTGCTGCGCTGGGATTGCCTTACTTCCGCTACGAGCGGCAGAGCCTTATCTATAACAGCCATCCCCGGCTGCTGCTTGTGCATTCTTATCAAGAGGCTGCGCGCAAGGCGAAGGAGCTGAAGGGCTCAGTGATGCTGACTACCGGCGGCAAAACGCTGGAGATTTTTGCAGAAGAGCTGCTGGGAGACCCGGATATTAGGCTGACAGTGAGGCTGCTGCCTTGTCTGGAGAACCTGGAGAAGTGCGTGGCTCTTGGGATAGAGCAGCGGAATATTATTGCGCTTCAGGGCCCTTTTAGCAGAGAGATGAATGAGGCCTTGTACCGGCAATATGGCACCCGGGTGATGATTACCAAGGAGAGCGGAGCCGAGGGCTCGGTGGATGAGAAGCTGCATGCCGCGCTGGATATGGGGTTATATGTGATTCTGATTATGCGGCCGGGGCTGTCCTTCGGGGATGGCGGAACGGTGTTTGATTCTTTTGACGAGATTACGGCTGCTGTGAAGGCTGCGCTGCTAATGACAAGGGAAGAGGGATGA
- a CDS encoding precorrin-8X methylmutase, translating to MDFGTEFKPVTVQPQEIEGLSFQMITEELGEHSFSSLEYPIVQRIIHASADFELGRSLVFHPGAIEAGIHAILQGKPIIADVRMVEAGIAKERIQRYGGEVRVHISDPDVVEEAKALGTTRAIIATRKACAQAPGGIYVIGNAPTALLELIRLVKAGEAQPGLVIGMPVGFVSAAESKDELRKLDIPYITNIGRKGGSTIVVAAVNALSLLAVRRAAGELG from the coding sequence GTGGATTTTGGGACAGAGTTCAAGCCGGTGACCGTACAGCCGCAGGAGATAGAGGGCCTAAGCTTTCAGATGATTACGGAGGAGCTGGGGGAACATTCCTTCAGTAGCCTGGAGTACCCGATTGTACAGCGGATTATTCATGCTTCGGCTGATTTTGAGCTAGGGCGCAGTCTGGTGTTTCATCCCGGGGCGATTGAGGCGGGGATTCACGCGATTCTGCAGGGCAAGCCGATTATAGCGGATGTGCGGATGGTGGAGGCGGGCATTGCCAAGGAGCGGATTCAGCGGTATGGCGGCGAGGTCCGGGTACATATTTCTGATCCTGATGTGGTGGAAGAGGCGAAGGCGCTGGGAACCACAAGGGCGATCATCGCAACGCGCAAGGCCTGCGCCCAGGCACCGGGGGGAATCTATGTTATCGGCAACGCGCCCACTGCCTTGCTGGAGCTAATCCGTCTGGTAAAAGCAGGCGAAGCCCAGCCTGGCCTCGTCATCGGCATGCCCGTTGGCTTCGTCTCGGCGGCGGAATCCAAGGATGAGCTGCGCAAGCTGGATATTCCCTACATCACCAATATCGGCCGCAAAGGCGGCAGTACGATCGTGGTCGCCGCAGTGAACGCACTAAGTCTGCTGGCAGTCCGCCGGGCGGCGGGCGAGCTGGGTTAG
- a CDS encoding cobalt-precorrin-5B (C(1))-methyltransferase — MPDPESAQATPAPPLRRGYTTGACAAAAAAGAATLLITGESLPAVEIDLPAGFRHTFELTGWQRTGSHTASCATVKDAGDDPDATHLAWIEAAVSWRDEPGVEIDGGRGVGRVTKPGLPIGVGEAAINPVPRRMIQEAVTAVLEEHGTARGVRVVISVPEGENIALKTLNPRLGILGGISILGTRGVVTPFSTEAYKASVVQAISVASAAGNRQIVLTTGGSSEKYAIAMFAELPEEAFIQMGEYVGFSLEHAKAYGLQKVTFVGMAGKFSKVAQGAMLIHSKNAPVDFGFLASVAGRAGASPEQVQEIAAANTASQVVDMMTEAGNNIFFEQLCRHACEQSLAHMNGGMIVEMVLITMKGRVLGRAEIHG, encoded by the coding sequence TTGCCCGACCCCGAATCCGCTCAGGCAACGCCCGCTCCCCCGCTGCGCAGGGGCTACACGACAGGGGCCTGTGCCGCAGCGGCAGCCGCAGGTGCGGCAACCCTGCTCATTACAGGGGAGAGCCTGCCTGCGGTAGAGATCGATTTGCCAGCTGGTTTCCGTCATACCTTTGAGCTGACTGGCTGGCAGCGTACAGGATCACACACGGCAAGCTGTGCCACGGTCAAGGATGCCGGAGACGACCCGGATGCGACACATCTGGCGTGGATCGAGGCAGCGGTGAGCTGGCGGGATGAGCCGGGCGTGGAGATTGACGGGGGCCGCGGTGTCGGCCGGGTGACGAAGCCAGGTCTGCCGATTGGTGTAGGAGAGGCGGCGATTAACCCGGTACCGCGGAGGATGATTCAGGAGGCGGTAACCGCCGTACTGGAGGAGCATGGTACAGCGCGGGGGGTGAGGGTAGTCATCAGCGTGCCGGAAGGCGAGAACATTGCCCTGAAGACGCTGAATCCCCGGTTGGGTATTCTGGGCGGCATTTCGATCCTGGGCACGCGGGGCGTGGTGACCCCATTCTCCACCGAGGCCTATAAGGCAAGCGTGGTTCAGGCCATCTCGGTGGCGTCTGCAGCGGGGAACCGGCAGATTGTGCTGACCACAGGCGGCAGCAGCGAGAAATACGCCATCGCGATGTTTGCGGAGCTTCCAGAGGAAGCTTTTATTCAGATGGGGGAATATGTAGGCTTCTCGCTGGAGCACGCGAAGGCTTACGGGCTTCAGAAGGTTACCTTCGTCGGAATGGCCGGCAAATTCTCTAAGGTGGCTCAGGGGGCCATGCTGATTCACTCTAAGAACGCGCCTGTCGATTTCGGATTTCTGGCCTCTGTTGCAGGCCGTGCGGGAGCGTCCCCGGAGCAGGTGCAGGAGATTGCTGCCGCGAACACAGCCTCACAGGTCGTGGATATGATGACTGAGGCGGGGAATAACATTTTTTTCGAGCAGCTGTGCAGGCATGCCTGTGAACAGAGTCTGGCGCATATGAACGGAGGCATGATTGTAGAAATGGTGCTTATTACAATGAAGGGCCGGGTGCTGGGAAGGGCGGAGATTCATGGATAA
- a CDS encoding bifunctional cobalt-precorrin-7 (C(5))-methyltransferase/cobalt-precorrin-6B (C(15))-methyltransferase: MDNLIYVIGIGEDGAGGLTPDSLGIVNNSEVLLGGERQLNFFGRYRGEKIVLQGGLKPFTDKLEEVWRERRTVVLASGDPFFFGIAGYLVRRFGPEHVEVIPHYSSVQLAFARLGDSWQDAELISLHGRPIQGLAQRIDGKHKIALLTDENNTPAVIAAYLREFGMMEYEAFVCERLGGAEELCRFWTLEEMETREFAALNVVILRRKQEVSIPMRRGFAYPDEEFRQRKPEKGLITKREVRALVLSELNLSEDAVVWDIGSGSGAVAAECARIARLGKVYALEKSAENLPNMAANRLKFRADFEIIQEKAPQGLAALPDPDAVFIGGSGGELANIIGHSAARLRPEGRIVVGAITVETLHGSMEALKAAGLACEVTMLQASRGKPILGMTRFDGMNPVYVVSGRRLH; this comes from the coding sequence ATGGATAACCTGATTTACGTGATAGGGATCGGTGAGGATGGCGCCGGCGGCCTGACACCGGATAGCTTAGGTATAGTGAACAACAGCGAGGTGCTGCTGGGCGGCGAGCGGCAATTGAATTTTTTTGGCAGGTACAGAGGGGAGAAAATCGTGCTGCAAGGCGGGCTCAAGCCTTTTACAGACAAGCTGGAGGAGGTGTGGCGTGAGCGGCGGACGGTGGTGCTGGCCTCGGGGGACCCGTTCTTTTTTGGGATTGCCGGATATCTTGTCCGCAGGTTCGGGCCGGAGCATGTGGAGGTGATCCCCCATTATAGCAGTGTGCAGCTTGCGTTTGCGCGGCTGGGTGACAGCTGGCAGGATGCTGAGCTGATCAGTCTGCACGGGCGTCCCATTCAGGGACTGGCCCAGCGTATCGACGGCAAGCACAAAATCGCCCTGCTGACAGACGAGAACAACACTCCTGCGGTCATCGCCGCTTATTTGCGTGAGTTCGGTATGATGGAATATGAGGCATTTGTCTGCGAGCGGCTTGGCGGCGCAGAGGAGCTCTGCCGGTTCTGGACGCTGGAGGAGATGGAGACAAGGGAGTTCGCGGCGCTTAATGTTGTGATCCTGCGCCGTAAGCAGGAGGTCTCCATTCCTATGCGGCGCGGATTCGCTTATCCGGACGAGGAGTTCCGGCAGCGTAAGCCTGAGAAAGGTCTGATTACGAAGCGCGAGGTCCGCGCTCTGGTGCTGTCGGAGCTGAACCTGTCCGAGGATGCAGTTGTGTGGGATATCGGCTCCGGCTCGGGTGCGGTGGCTGCGGAATGTGCGCGGATCGCCAGACTCGGGAAGGTCTACGCTCTGGAGAAAAGTGCCGAGAACCTGCCGAATATGGCAGCGAACCGTCTGAAGTTCCGGGCGGATTTCGAAATCATTCAGGAGAAGGCACCGCAGGGCCTAGCCGCTCTGCCTGACCCCGATGCCGTCTTCATCGGCGGCAGCGGCGGGGAGCTGGCGAACATTATCGGGCACAGCGCCGCCAGACTGCGCCCGGAGGGCCGGATTGTGGTTGGGGCGATTACGGTGGAGACACTGCATGGCAGCATGGAGGCGCTCAAGGCCGCAGGACTGGCCTGCGAGGTCACGATGCTTCAGGCGTCGCGCGGCAAGCCGATTCTCGGCATGACCCGGTTCGATGGAATGAATCCCGTCTATGTGGTTAGCGGCCGGAGGCTTCATTAA